A stretch of Aedes aegypti strain LVP_AGWG chromosome 2, AaegL5.0 Primary Assembly, whole genome shotgun sequence DNA encodes these proteins:
- the LOC5577594 gene encoding integumentary mucin C.1 — protein MNYRLLVWLCLLVPLVASLPQEEGLRSLLLRRGGRVGTKVYKHDDLSRPGVPIADAVEAKFEDAKTTEATTTTTSSTVAPVQKKGLHPLLARKKFAYSPKEAKAKATEDSGTPTTTLKTTTTTAESSESSSVSSLATRRTRPTRPAPVARASAPKAGLPSRVPRTTTKRTTTTPEPETSSVTTRTTRRRGGRPTRPSGSQFLAGKTSTTTTTTTSTTTTTTTPAPTTTTTTTTTTPPPPPSTTSTSTTTTLASSPASATEEKAVPVAPTVASTPEEASPSSTAATSSLPSSPASTAAAPPAVLSNTIPLTAEATVASEVVVKHVPLLPVEPAPVVEAQLDDVGPDQQLA, from the exons ATGAATTACAGACTGTTGGTATGGCTGTGTCTCCTGGTGCCATTGGTGGCGTCGTTGCCTCAAGAGGAAGGTCTTCGATCGTTGCTGTTGCGAAGAGGAGGACGCGTTGGAACTAAAG TTTACAAGCACGACGACCTGAGCCGACCTGGTGTCCCAATAGCTGACGCTGTTGAAGCCAAATTCGAAGATGCCAAAACCACAGAAGCTACAACCACTACCACCAGCAGTACCGTAGCTCCAGTTCAAAAGAAGGGTCTGCATCCACTATTGGCTCGTAAGAAGTTTGCCTATTCTCCAAAGGAGGCCAAGGCCAAGGCAACTGAAGATTCCGGAACTCCAACCACTACTTTGaaaactactactactactgctGAGTCCTCCGAAAGTTCTTCTGTTTCTTCTTTAGCAACTCGTCGAACCCGGCCTACTCGTCCAGCACCGGTAGCTCGTGCTTCCGCCCCTAAGGCTGGATTACCTTCTCGTGTTCCCAGAACTACCACTAAACGGACAACCACAACTCCCGAACCGGAAACCTCATCTGTAACTACTCGCACTACCAGACGTCGCGGTGGACGTCCTACGCGTCCATCTGGATCGCAATTCCTAGCTGGTAAAACGTCAACCACCACAACAACTACCACCTCCACCACCACGACGACTACCACTCCTGCCCCCACTACAACAACCACCACCACAACGACCACTCCTCCACCACCGCCTTCAACCACCTCAACGTCAACCACTACAACCCTCGCTTCTTCTCCTGCCAGCGCGACGGAAGAGAAAGCTGTACCGGTAGCTCCAACGGTTGCTTCTACCCCGGAAGAAGCATCACCGTCCTCCACTGCCGCCACTAGCTCACTGCCATCTTCCCCAGCCTCGACGGCTGCAGCCCCTCCTGCAGTGTTGAGCAATACGATTCCTTTGACGGCCGAAGCCACCGTTGCCAGCGAGGTTGTCGTCAAACATGTGCCATTGCTGCCCGTGGAACCGGCTCCGGTGGTTGAAGCCCAGTTGGACGATGTAGGACCAGATCAGCAGCTAGCCtaa